Proteins encoded within one genomic window of Solibaculum mannosilyticum:
- a CDS encoding ABC transporter ATP-binding protein has product MREHDVLKKNKNFYIGVGGTVLEGLLSGSLFLLLYSVMQFLWAGQFDLNRVLMLTGAIAGIFLLRILIYSYGYTKAQIGGAEVSQNIRLFMGDHLKRIPLSRFTQGQTGDYINTITSDVNNYEKILTHKIGDLAKNFALSIMLIVFVMTIYVPAGLILLAADLLLIPGLWLSFRMVKKYGKEKNDICAENVSSIVEYVSGIQTFRAYGVGGLKNKTVISAMRDFCRISFVYEAKVLPVGAGLGILIWLSCPLVIWTAYAPWAAGAIDTVSYLLVCMLPLFCSKLANAIFVDLTSYKNLMISKGKILGVMDEPEESGSMEALRPATHEIIFDHVDFAYVPGEPVLKQASFTVPDQKLTAIVGDSGSGKSTILNLIAKYYEPAGGVISIGGKPINHVAAERVLEQVSMVDQDVFLFDDTIRDNIRHARPGASDAEIEAACREANCDGFIRRLEKGYDTPTGENGNLLSGGERQRLSIARAILKDSPILLLDEATASLDIENELAVKQAIANLLKAKKTVVMIAHTLSIVKNADQILVVADGTIKESGTHEELLAMNGKYAAMWNAEQKITV; this is encoded by the coding sequence ATGAGAGAACACGATGTCTTGAAAAAGAACAAAAATTTTTATATTGGCGTTGGGGGAACTGTTTTGGAGGGCCTGCTCTCCGGCAGCCTGTTCCTGCTGCTTTACTCGGTCATGCAGTTTTTGTGGGCGGGGCAGTTTGACCTGAACCGGGTGCTGATGCTGACCGGGGCGATTGCCGGCATCTTCCTGCTCCGTATCCTGATTTACAGCTATGGCTACACCAAAGCCCAGATCGGCGGCGCGGAAGTCAGCCAAAATATCCGGCTGTTTATGGGTGATCATCTCAAGCGTATCCCTCTGTCCCGGTTTACCCAGGGGCAGACCGGCGACTACATCAACACCATCACCAGCGATGTCAATAACTATGAAAAGATCCTGACCCACAAAATCGGGGACCTGGCGAAAAACTTTGCCTTGTCCATCATGCTGATTGTGTTTGTCATGACGATCTATGTCCCCGCCGGGCTGATCCTGCTGGCGGCGGATCTGCTGCTGATTCCTGGATTGTGGCTTTCTTTCCGTATGGTGAAGAAGTACGGCAAGGAAAAGAATGACATCTGTGCGGAGAATGTCAGCAGCATCGTGGAGTATGTATCCGGCATCCAGACCTTCCGGGCTTATGGCGTGGGCGGCTTGAAAAACAAGACGGTTATCAGCGCCATGCGGGACTTCTGCCGCATCAGCTTTGTATATGAGGCCAAGGTGCTCCCTGTGGGAGCCGGGCTGGGCATCCTGATCTGGCTGTCCTGCCCGCTGGTCATCTGGACCGCCTACGCGCCGTGGGCAGCCGGGGCCATCGACACGGTTTCCTATCTGCTGGTCTGCATGTTGCCGCTGTTCTGTTCCAAGCTTGCCAACGCCATTTTTGTGGACCTCACCAGTTACAAAAACCTGATGATCTCCAAAGGAAAGATCTTGGGCGTGATGGATGAGCCGGAGGAAAGCGGCAGCATGGAGGCGCTGCGGCCCGCTACCCATGAGATCATCTTTGACCATGTGGACTTTGCCTATGTTCCCGGAGAGCCGGTGCTGAAGCAGGCGTCCTTTACGGTGCCGGATCAGAAGCTGACCGCCATTGTGGGCGATTCCGGCTCCGGCAAATCCACCATCCTGAATTTGATTGCAAAATATTATGAGCCGGCCGGCGGTGTCATCTCCATCGGAGGGAAGCCCATCAATCATGTGGCGGCGGAGCGCGTGCTGGAGCAGGTTTCCATGGTAGATCAGGATGTGTTCCTCTTTGACGACACCATCCGGGACAACATCCGCCACGCCCGCCCCGGCGCATCAGACGCGGAGATTGAGGCAGCCTGCCGGGAGGCCAACTGTGACGGATTTATCCGCAGGCTGGAAAAGGGCTACGATACACCTACCGGCGAGAACGGTAATCTGCTCTCCGGAGGAGAGCGGCAGCGGCTTTCTATCGCCCGTGCCATTCTGAAGGACAGCCCGATTCTGCTGTTGGACGAGGCCACGGCTTCCCTGGACATTGAGAACGAGTTGGCGGTCAAGCAGGCCATCGCCAATCTGCTCAAGGCGAAAAAGACCGTGGTGATGATCGCCCATACCCTGTCCATCGTCAAGAATGCGGATCAGATCCTGGTAGTGGCAGACGGAACAATCAAGGAATCCGGCACCCACGAGGAGCTGCTGGCTATGAACGGCAAGTATGCGGCCATGTGGAACGCAGAACAGAAAATCACTGTATAA
- a CDS encoding ABC transporter ATP-binding protein has protein sequence MKQKKTNRVALLLHWAGEQKVWLFLAVLLAMAGGLCIVVPYIEIYRLMDAAFGGTCTKELVVRVVAAVAAAVVLRFVLFGASGVVSHKGAYGALFKVRCMVAEHMAKVPLGALNERRTGDIKTVLNEDIEKLELFLAHNLPDLVCYLVGPVVVFAYLMTVNIPLALISLVPLVLAVVVMAVMFRNTDDLMDRANRSITALNSVMIEYISGMKLIKAYNMGSKSFQKFSSAIHEENAMWNETSRRMGPPYAAFVVIIECGMLLMVPLGGMFFLKGSLTASAFLLFLYVGSMYLTEIRPLQELGTNFANVLNAVTKAKEILDVPIYEGGTDFPQCHDIELRNVRFSYDGKTDVLQGVNLKIRDGERLALVGQSGAGKSTIIELISRFYDVQEGEVLIGGKNVKELDYDTILSNVAIVFQKTFLTRDSVLENIRMGSSASLEQVRAAAKEAQIDNFIMSLPDGYDTKVGSFGSRFSGGEKQRIAIARAILKNAPILILDEATSASDPENQMEIDRAIQNLCKGKTVIVVAHRLSALKMCERVAVVEDHTITCVGTHEEVRRDNAYYRKAWEDYEKARNITYQLEGGRVE, from the coding sequence ATGAAACAGAAGAAAACCAATCGTGTGGCCCTGCTGCTCCACTGGGCCGGGGAGCAAAAGGTATGGCTGTTCCTGGCCGTGCTTCTGGCGATGGCCGGGGGCCTGTGCATTGTGGTGCCCTATATTGAAATTTACCGGCTGATGGACGCCGCCTTTGGCGGGACCTGTACCAAAGAACTGGTGGTGCGGGTCGTGGCTGCTGTGGCCGCGGCGGTGGTGCTCCGCTTTGTGCTGTTCGGGGCGTCTGGAGTGGTATCCCACAAGGGAGCCTACGGCGCGCTGTTCAAGGTGCGCTGTATGGTAGCGGAACACATGGCTAAGGTGCCGCTGGGGGCGCTGAACGAGCGGCGGACCGGAGACATCAAAACCGTGCTGAACGAGGACATTGAGAAGCTGGAGCTGTTTCTGGCCCACAATCTGCCGGATCTGGTGTGCTATCTGGTGGGGCCGGTGGTGGTTTTTGCCTACCTGATGACCGTCAATATCCCGCTGGCTCTGATTTCCCTGGTGCCGCTGGTGCTTGCGGTTGTGGTGATGGCGGTCATGTTCCGCAACACAGATGACCTGATGGACCGGGCCAACCGTTCCATCACCGCGCTGAACTCGGTCATGATCGAGTATATCAGCGGCATGAAGCTCATCAAGGCATACAACATGGGGAGCAAATCCTTCCAGAAATTCTCCTCCGCCATCCATGAGGAAAACGCCATGTGGAACGAGACCTCCCGCCGCATGGGGCCACCCTACGCGGCCTTCGTGGTCATCATTGAGTGCGGAATGCTGCTCATGGTGCCGCTGGGCGGGATGTTTTTCCTGAAAGGCTCCCTGACAGCCAGCGCATTCCTGCTGTTCCTCTATGTGGGGTCCATGTACCTGACGGAGATCCGTCCGCTGCAGGAGCTGGGGACCAATTTCGCCAATGTGCTGAACGCGGTCACCAAAGCGAAGGAGATCCTGGATGTCCCCATCTATGAGGGCGGCACGGATTTCCCCCAATGCCATGATATTGAACTGCGAAATGTACGGTTTTCCTACGATGGCAAAACCGATGTGCTGCAAGGCGTCAATCTCAAGATCAGGGACGGAGAGAGGCTGGCCCTGGTGGGGCAGTCCGGCGCCGGTAAGAGCACCATAATCGAACTGATCTCCCGCTTCTATGATGTGCAGGAGGGCGAGGTGCTGATCGGCGGAAAAAATGTCAAGGAGCTGGACTACGACACCATCTTGAGCAATGTGGCTATTGTATTTCAAAAGACCTTCCTCACCCGCGACAGTGTACTGGAGAACATCCGCATGGGGAGCAGCGCCAGTCTGGAACAAGTGAGGGCCGCCGCAAAGGAAGCCCAGATCGACAACTTCATCATGTCTCTGCCGGATGGCTACGATACCAAGGTAGGGAGCTTCGGCTCCCGGTTTTCAGGCGGAGAGAAGCAGCGGATCGCCATTGCCCGCGCCATTTTGAAAAATGCCCCGATCCTGATTTTAGATGAGGCCACCAGCGCCTCTGACCCGGAAAACCAGATGGAGATTGACAGGGCCATCCAAAATCTTTGTAAAGGCAAGACCGTCATTGTGGTTGCCCACCGCCTGAGCGCCCTGAAGATGTGTGAGCGGGTCGCAGTGGTGGAGGACCACACCATCACCTGCGTCGGCACCCATGAGGAAGTCCGCAGGGATAACGCTTACTACCGGAAAGCCTGGGAGGACTACGAAAAGGCCCGGAACATCACCTATCAGTTGGAAGGGGGGCGAGTAGAATGA
- a CDS encoding ABC transporter ATP-binding protein — translation MIELKHVSFAYQGQEHDGLHDINLTIADGECVLFCGRSGCGKTTITRLVNGLIPQFYAGELTGSVLVDGQEISKLPMYQIAAKVGSVFQNPRTQFFNVDTDSEIAFGIENEARPPVELAERVEQATDDLHIRPLRNRNIFELSGGEKQKIAFASVYAMNPEIYLLDEPSSNLDMTSIQELKRHLRLLQKQGKTILIAEHRLYYLMGLADRIVYLEQGRIEKIFTPEEFRGLPRETRERMGLRAADLAEVRPPQVHPPVSSPVLELRDVTLRYKKRTVLHRISLAAAKGEVIGVVGHNGAGKTTFSRALCGLHKDCEGQFLWDGQTMERKNRLKHSYMVMQDVNYELFAESVEAECSFGIRNPDLTLAASTLEELGLAPYRERHPNTLSGGQKQRVAVAVSMICGKDLLVFDEPTSGLDFDSMTQVAELIRRLSELGKVIFIVTHDFEFVCRTCSRVLHFDEGEMPDDIPVVMDALPKLRELFSVKVNGSEGDREGGLGHSDGKER, via the coding sequence ATGATTGAGCTGAAGCATGTGTCGTTTGCCTACCAGGGGCAGGAGCATGATGGCCTGCACGACATCAATCTGACGATTGCGGACGGAGAGTGCGTCCTGTTCTGCGGCCGGAGCGGATGCGGCAAGACCACCATCACAAGGCTGGTCAACGGCCTGATCCCACAATTCTATGCGGGAGAATTGACGGGCAGCGTACTGGTGGATGGACAGGAGATCAGCAAGCTGCCCATGTACCAGATCGCCGCTAAAGTCGGCTCTGTGTTCCAAAACCCCAGGACGCAGTTTTTCAATGTGGACACGGACAGCGAAATCGCCTTTGGGATTGAAAACGAGGCCCGACCGCCCGTGGAGCTGGCGGAGCGGGTGGAGCAGGCCACTGACGACCTGCATATCCGCCCGCTCCGAAACCGCAATATCTTTGAATTGTCCGGGGGCGAAAAGCAGAAGATCGCCTTCGCCTCGGTCTATGCCATGAATCCGGAGATTTACCTGCTGGATGAGCCGTCCTCCAATCTGGATATGACATCTATCCAGGAGTTAAAAAGACATCTGCGGCTGCTTCAAAAGCAGGGCAAGACCATCCTGATCGCGGAGCACCGGCTTTATTATCTGATGGGTCTGGCGGACCGGATCGTGTACCTGGAGCAGGGCCGGATTGAGAAGATTTTTACGCCGGAAGAGTTCCGCGGATTACCAAGGGAGACCCGGGAACGCATGGGATTGCGGGCGGCGGACTTGGCGGAGGTGCGGCCTCCGCAAGTCCACCCGCCGGTATCTTCCCCTGTCCTGGAGCTTCGGGATGTCACACTCCGGTATAAAAAGCGGACGGTCCTGCACCGCATCAGCCTTGCCGCCGCAAAGGGTGAGGTCATCGGCGTGGTGGGCCACAACGGGGCCGGGAAAACGACCTTTTCCCGCGCCCTGTGCGGGCTCCACAAGGACTGCGAGGGGCAGTTTCTATGGGATGGACAGACGATGGAGCGGAAGAACAGGCTGAAACACTCCTACATGGTGATGCAGGATGTGAACTACGAATTATTTGCCGAGAGTGTGGAGGCGGAGTGCTCTTTCGGCATCCGCAATCCGGACTTGACCCTGGCCGCCTCAACTCTGGAGGAATTGGGGCTGGCTCCCTATCGGGAGCGCCACCCCAACACGCTGTCCGGCGGGCAGAAGCAGCGGGTGGCCGTAGCGGTCAGCATGATCTGCGGAAAAGACCTGCTGGTGTTTGACGAGCCTACCAGCGGTCTGGACTTTGACAGCATGACCCAGGTGGCGGAGCTGATCCGGCGGCTGTCTGAGCTGGGAAAGGTCATTTTCATTGTCACCCATGATTTTGAATTTGTCTGCCGTACCTGCTCCCGTGTCCTGCATTTTGACGAGGGCGAGATGCCCGATGATATACCTGTTGTGATGGACGCCCTCCCGAAGCTGAGAGAGCTGTTCTCTGTCAAGGTGAATGGCTCCGAAGGAGACAGAGAAGGTGGCCTGGGCCATTCAGATGGAAAGGAGAGGTAG
- a CDS encoding energy-coupling factor transporter transmembrane component T: MMGGASSRRGLWLDPRTKILLLLFCILSAMMAPSLFYELGLVVLIGLLGVCFGKWKYAWKGVLFYALIVLLTLWIMDTMTGTWRTMFIAFLGLFHKVYPCGMLSGIVLSTTKVSEFLSAMNRIHAPKKLVIPLAVMLRYVPTIQEDWRFIKDAMRMRDVSPSPKGLLTHPAMTVECIYVPLMMAASKAADELSIASITRGIENPKPRTCLVQIHIGPADLLAGVCFAAYLAVGLYWKGVFG; this comes from the coding sequence ATGATGGGCGGAGCGTCATCCCGGCGCGGGCTGTGGCTGGACCCCAGGACGAAGATATTGCTGCTGCTGTTCTGCATCCTTTCCGCTATGATGGCCCCGTCCCTATTCTACGAACTGGGCCTTGTGGTGCTGATCGGACTGCTCGGCGTCTGCTTCGGGAAGTGGAAATATGCCTGGAAGGGGGTGCTGTTCTATGCGCTGATTGTTCTGCTCACCCTCTGGATTATGGACACCATGACGGGCACCTGGCGCACCATGTTTATCGCCTTTTTGGGGCTGTTCCATAAGGTCTATCCCTGTGGGATGCTGTCCGGCATTGTCCTCTCTACCACGAAGGTCAGCGAATTCTTATCCGCCATGAACCGCATCCACGCACCGAAAAAGCTGGTGATCCCGCTGGCCGTCATGCTCCGCTATGTCCCCACCATCCAGGAGGACTGGCGGTTTATCAAGGACGCCATGCGGATGCGGGATGTATCGCCGTCTCCCAAGGGACTGCTGACGCACCCGGCCATGACGGTGGAGTGCATTTATGTCCCGCTGATGATGGCGGCCTCCAAGGCGGCGGATGAACTGTCCATCGCCTCCATTACCCGCGGGATCGAAAACCCGAAGCCCCGGACCTGTCTGGTGCAGATTCACATAGGACCCGCGGATCTTCTGGCGGGCGTCTGCTTCGCGGCGTACCTCGCTGTGGGGCTGTACTGGAAGGGGGTGTTCGGATGA
- a CDS encoding MptD family putative ECF transporter S component, translating into MSNQVNSLKKGLTVKDLVTTGIFSAIFFVFTLVGGLPFAPNPVLTFYMPMGAALLCGPIYLLMVAKVQKRWSVTILGIIMGIIWFATGMHWAFSLGYIGMGLIADLVAGAGHYRNKAINLLSYMLISLGGIYTYVVFFLDPDGWASTMLNNGTEQSYIDTMNASAPSWLLVVIIAGTLTVAALSGWVGGKMLKKQFEKAGITA; encoded by the coding sequence ATGAGTAATCAAGTCAATTCACTGAAGAAGGGCCTTACGGTCAAGGATCTTGTGACAACGGGTATTTTCAGTGCCATCTTTTTTGTGTTTACCCTGGTCGGCGGACTTCCGTTCGCCCCGAATCCAGTCCTGACCTTCTATATGCCGATGGGGGCGGCGCTGCTGTGCGGCCCTATTTATCTGCTGATGGTGGCTAAAGTGCAGAAGCGGTGGAGCGTCACAATCCTCGGCATCATCATGGGGATCATCTGGTTTGCCACCGGAATGCACTGGGCGTTTTCCCTGGGCTATATCGGGATGGGACTCATTGCGGACTTGGTAGCCGGCGCCGGTCACTACCGCAACAAGGCCATCAATCTGCTGTCCTATATGCTGATTTCCCTGGGAGGCATCTATACTTATGTGGTATTCTTTCTTGACCCGGACGGCTGGGCCAGCACCATGCTGAACAATGGCACGGAACAGTCCTACATCGACACCATGAACGCCTCCGCACCCTCCTGGCTCCTCGTGGTCATCATCGCCGGCACATTGACGGTGGCGGCTCTCAGCGGCTGGGTCGGCGGCAAGATGCTGAAAAAGCAGTTTGAAAAGGCTGGGATCACCGCATGA
- a CDS encoding AraC family transcriptional regulator — protein sequence MPEIIEQYYAPLLKGHGFIPDPDNQQYGSLGISWKLSPEIGEGSYWTYGQKDLYDIKIHNFSFHEDSLLEFSLPECLSITRYDSISGEELAPYRRLSAGCIKTYIGGYSPYRVLIHKNIPIRSIGVEIMPAYYEDYLKKQYPDEYHNPVEAFRKIDQTTDFPEMSRLLTELQNYRGDGIAAKLFYEGKVAEALSLVVEYQKKRPAATGRLATQDIENIQTVATYLSDHYAAEVPMERLTQIACMGTTKLKSSFKKVYDCTITEYIQQRRMSQAEYLLTNTDLSIGQIAQTVGYSTSSRFAELFRKSTGLLPGEFRKVGKK from the coding sequence ATGCCCGAAATCATTGAGCAATACTATGCGCCGCTGTTGAAAGGGCACGGTTTTATTCCCGACCCGGATAATCAGCAGTATGGTTCTTTAGGTATCTCGTGGAAGTTATCGCCCGAAATCGGAGAGGGGTCCTACTGGACCTACGGGCAAAAGGATCTGTACGACATCAAGATCCATAACTTTTCCTTTCACGAGGACTCTCTGCTGGAATTCTCCCTGCCAGAGTGTTTGAGCATCACCCGCTATGATTCCATCTCCGGCGAGGAATTGGCTCCGTACCGCCGGCTGTCCGCCGGGTGTATCAAAACCTATATCGGTGGCTATTCGCCCTACCGGGTGCTGATCCACAAAAATATTCCCATTCGCTCCATCGGCGTTGAGATCATGCCCGCCTACTATGAGGATTATCTCAAAAAGCAGTATCCGGACGAATACCACAACCCGGTGGAGGCATTCCGAAAGATCGACCAGACAACAGACTTCCCGGAAATGTCCAGGCTCCTTACAGAGCTTCAAAATTACCGCGGAGATGGGATCGCCGCCAAACTGTTTTATGAGGGCAAGGTAGCCGAAGCGTTGTCGCTGGTGGTGGAGTATCAGAAAAAGCGTCCGGCGGCCACTGGGCGGCTGGCAACCCAGGATATTGAGAATATTCAGACAGTCGCTACCTACCTGAGCGACCATTACGCCGCGGAAGTTCCCATGGAGCGTCTGACCCAGATTGCCTGCATGGGGACAACAAAACTCAAGAGCAGTTTCAAGAAGGTCTACGACTGCACCATCACCGAGTACATCCAGCAGCGCCGCATGAGCCAGGCGGAGTACCTTCTCACCAATACTGATTTGTCCATTGGACAGATTGCGCAGACTGTGGGCTATTCTACCTCCAGCCGCTTTGCGGAGCTGTTCCGAAAGAGCACTGGACTGTTACCGGGAGAGTTTAGGAAGGTAGGAAAGAAGTAG